A region of Drosophila suzukii chromosome 2L, CBGP_Dsuzu_IsoJpt1.0, whole genome shotgun sequence DNA encodes the following proteins:
- the CLIP-190 gene encoding restin homolog isoform X3: protein MSDETGDSGGATAPLPSPANADTEPGATASKIPGPSRSNIPTPAASATGIPQPSKMKAPSNFGSTGSVSKIGRPCCNHTTPKSGPPPRDTASMSRESDDNLSSINSAYTDLYQETVRRFTRSSLSPTSDWDRFSPARRSLKSEAGSRTSYDYYLEATGRRRSSDHNSAVLTANTEQFIIGQRVWLGGLRPGQIAYIGETHFAPGEWAGVVLDEPNGKNDGCVSGKRYFQCEPKRGIFSRLTRLTTYPMSGAQTPTSPLAKNSPDRSRTVSPTASIRSSMLRSPGIGGKNGMAVGDRVIVSSGFGSRPGILRFLGETQFAPGNWCGVELDEPSGKNDGAVDDIRYFECKPKYGVFVPIAKVSLSPSSKKTRLSRTGSRESLTSIGTMNSIATTATSRMRMNAQDLLREKQQHVEQLMVERDLDREDAQNQALQLQKNINELKARIVELESALGDERKKSEELQFSVDEAQFCGDEMNAQSQVYKEKIHDLETKITQLVSATPSLQSIPPPPPDDSALKEELSKLQEKLNTQQKETESRIAEQLEEEQRLRENVKYLQDQNATLQSELLSKDEALEKFSLSESGLENLRRELALLKDENEKQAEETKADFSRKLAEKSEMLEKVTSELQSLKAVSDTLESERVNKTDECEILQTEVRMRDEQIKELSQQLDELTTQLNVQKADSSALDDMLRLQTAGSDEKSNLLEKTEKELNQFKEEALKNQQEKEQLEKQLTELKQLAEQEKLVREKAETEINQIKLEKVNVEQQLALKETELENFQKKQSETEAHLRENKDINSQKDLKLIESGEALKQLHLQLDEKTKVHEALLADLEELKKNQETVLNKKDQDLQQFQAKSSELEGALKSTREQLELLQQQAAASGEEGSKNLAKLQEEISQLKAHAEKTQSELKSSQSNVEAKTKQLELANGSLEEEAKKLVNLQEQISKLKAEVEETQSALSSSHTDVESKTKQLEAANAALEKVNKDYAESRAEASHLQDQVKEITDTLHAELLAERSSSSDLHTKLTKFSDELATGQKELTSKADAWSQEMLQKEKELQELRSQLQDSQDTQTKLKAEGERKEKSLEESIKNLQEQLAKSKGENQELSSGTQETIKDLQERLEISNAETQHKEKMATEDAQKIADLKTLVEAIQVANANISATNEELSTVLEVLQAERSETNHIFELFEMEADMNSERLIEKLTGMKEELKDTHLQLDEQQKKFQDLELKLEQTQQSEQNLLQESLTSKEQLKELQQSLVEVQDSLKQKEELVQKLEGQLKETSTKLEGQSTSSQEVQLKLEEAEKKEKNLQEESAKLTEQLQALQKTQSELSETLKKKDELVQSLEDKLKESNTQLETQNSATKETQVKLEEAQQREKALQEEAAKLSGELQQVQQANGEVRDSLVKVEGLVKVFEEKLQAATAQLESQQATNKELQELLLKSQETEGNLQGESLAITEKLRQLEQANGELNESLSNKEKSLKDFENKLQESNSLLEGQKKSHNELQDKLEKAQEKERNLQEETSKLAEQLSQLQLKNEELQKSLQQKQSLLEKGNEFDTQLAEYQKVIDEMDDSASAKSKLLEQLQNRVVELEAALHKANEAQKTANQETKELRRQLESLESEKTREILTLKTQMNGAGSRSGKGDELESLDTETSLAKINFLNSIIADMQQKNDALKAKVQTLETMPMDFTKPHAFDVLTKRKPAPRLFCDICDEFDQHETEDCPIQASEDRDYSPPPSEANNNEKERKLPAPRKYCDSCEVFGHDTSECADDETF from the exons ATGAGTGATGAAACGGGCGATTCGGGCGGGGCAACTGCCCCACTTCCGTCGCCAGCTAATGCGGATACGGAACCAGGAGCTACTGCCTCCAAAATACCGGGTCCAAGTAGATCCAATATTCCCACGCCCGCTGCTTCAGCTACCGGAATCCCGCAGCCCAGCAAAATGAAGGCGCCATCCAATTTCGGATCTACCGGGTCTGTTTCCAAAATCGGAAGACCCTGCTGCAATCACACAACCCCTAAATCTGGGCCACCACCAAGAG acaCCGCCAGCATGAGTCGTGAAAGCGATGACAATTTAAGTTCGATCAATTCGGCTTATACAG ATCTCTATCAAGAGACTGTCAGGCGCTTTACGCGATCTTCGCTCTCACCCACATCCGATTGGGATCGCTTTTCGCCCGCTAGACGTTCGCTAAAATCGGAGGCTGGAAGTCGCACATCTT ATGATTATTATCTAGAGGCCACTGGGCGACGTCGCAGCTCAG ATCACAACAGCGCAGTGCTGACAGCAAATACAGAGCAGTTCATCATTGGCCAGCGGGTTTGGCTTGGTGGCCTTCGTCCCGGACAGATTGCCTACATTGGCGAAACACACTTTGCACCCGGCGAATGGGCGGGCGTTGTCCTGGATGAACCAAATG GTAAAAATGATGGTTGTGTGTCGGGCAAAAGATACTTCCAGTGCGAGCCGAAACGCGGCATTTTCTCACGCCTCACTCGTCTTACCACATATCCCATGTCTGGGGCCCAGACACCGACTTCTCCCTTGGCCAAAAACTCCCCGGACAGATCGCGCACAGTCTCGCCAACTGCGAGTATTCGTAGTTCTATGCTTCGCAGTCCCGGCATTGGTGGCA AAAACGGCATGGCTGTGGGCGATCGTGTGATTGTCTCCTCTGGATTTGGCAGTCGTCCGGGTATCTTACGCTTTTTGGGTGAGACACAATTCGCTCCAGGCAATTGGTGCGGCGTGGAATTGGATGAGCCTAGCGGCAAGAATGATGGAGCTGTGGATGATATAAG ATACTTCGAGTGCAAGCCCAAGTACGGGGTCTTTGTACCTATAGCGAAGGTTTCGCTATCGCCGTCATCGAAGAAAACGCGTCTTTCGAGGACCGGATCACGGGAGTCCCTCACCTCGATCGGCACCATGAACAGCATCGCCACCACGGCCACGTCGCGCATGCGCATGAATGCTCAG GATCTGCTGCGCGAGAAGCAACAACATGTGGAGCAGCTGATGGTGGAGCGTGACTTGGACCGCGAGGATGCCCAGAATCAGGCGCTGCAGCTGCAGAAGAACATCAACGAG CTGAAGGCAAGAATTGTTGAATTGGAGTCGGCATTGGGAGATGAACGAAAGAAATCGGAAGAGTTGCAGTTCTCTGTAGACGAAGCACAGTTTTGTGGCGATGAAATGAAT GCTCAGTCCCAGGTCTACAAAGAAAAAATCCACGATCTAGAGACAAAAATCACACAACTGGTATCCg CTACTCCCAGTCTGCAGAGTATACCACCACCGCCTCCAGATGATAGCGCTTTAAAGGAGGAACTTTCTAAGCTCCAGGAAAAGTTGAATACTCAGCAGAAGGAAACGGAATCACGGATCGCCGAGCAgctggaggaggagcagcGGCTGAGGGAAAATGTAAAGTACCTGCAAGATCAAAATGCCACCCTTCAGTCAGAATTGCTTTCCAAGGATGAGGCCCTGGAGAAATTCTCCCTCTCAGAAAGTGGATTAGAAAATCTCCGCAGGGAACTAGCGTTGCTCAAGGATGAAAACGAAAAGCAAGCTGAGGAGACAAAAGCTGATTTCTCTCGAAAATTGGCTGAAAAATCGGAAATGCTGGAAAAGGTCACCTCCGAGTTGCAAAGCCTGAAAGCAGTCTCAGATACCCTAGAAAGCGAAAGGGTTAACAAAACCGACGAATGCGAGATTCTTCAAACCGAAGTCCGAATGCGGGATGAGCAAATCAAGGAGCTAAGTCAACAACTCGATGAACTAACCACCCAATTAAATGTACAAAAAGCAGATAGTTCGGCTCTGGATGATATGCTACGGTTGCAAACGGCTGGAAGTGATGAAAAATCGAATCTTTTAGAGAAAACCGAGAAGGAGCTAAATCAATTTAAGGAAGAGGCTTTGAAAAATCAACAGGAAAAAGAGCAACTTGAAAAGCAATTAACTGAATTAAAGCAATTGGCGGAACAAGAAAAACTAGTCAGAGAAAAGGCTGAAACTGAAATCAATCAAATAAAATTAGAAAAAGTAAACGTAGAGCAGCAATTGGCCTTAAAAGAAACTGAACTGGAGAACTTCCAAAAGAAACAGTCTGAAACAGAGGCTCATCTTCGGGAAAACAAGGATATTAATAGCCAGAAAGATCTTAAACTAATTGAATCTGGTGAAGCCCTTAAACAACTGCACCTTCAACTGGATGAGAAAACTAAAGTCCATGAAGCACTCTTAGCTGACCTGGAAGAGCTGAAGAAAAATCAGGAAACTGTTCTAAATAAAAAGGATCAGGATCTACAGCAGTTTCAGGCGAAGTCAAGTGAACTGGAAGGAGCTCTAAAGTCCACTCGAGAACAATTAGAGCTACTTCAACAACAGGCAGCCGCATCTGGAGAAGAGGGATCCAAGAACTTGGCCAAATTGCAGGAAGAGATTAGTCAGCTTAAGGCCCACGCTGAGAAAACTCAATCCGAGCTAAAATCTAGCCAATCGAATGTGGAAGCAAAGACCAAACAATTGGAGTTAGCCAATGGAAGTCTCGAGGAGGAAGCCAAGAAGTTGGTCAATCTGCAGGAACAGATTTCCAAACTTAAAGCCGAAGTGGAGGAGACCCAGTCAGCTCTCAGTTCAAGTCATACGGATGTGGAATCAAAAACTAAGCAACTGGAGGCAGCCAATGCTGCTCTCGAAAAAGTCAACAAG GACTACGCGGAATCACGAGCGGAAGCTTCCCATCTGCAAGATCAGGTCAAGGAGATCACCGATACACTTCATGCTGAGCTCCTGGCTGAACGATCCTCTTCCAGCGACCTTCATACCAAACTCACCAAGTTTTCGGATGAATTGGCCACAGGTCAGAAGGAACTGACCAGCAAAGCCGATGCCTGGAGCCAGGAGATGCTGCAGAAGGAGAAGGAACTGCAGGAGCTACGATCGCAGCTTCAAGACAGCCAAGACACCCAGACAAAACTGAAAGCAGAGGGAGAAAGGAAGGAGAAATCTCTGGAAGAATCTATCAAGAATCTTCAGGAACAACTAGCTAAGTCTAAGGGGGAAAATCAAGAACTGAGCTCTGGCACCCAGGAAACCATCAAGGACCTTCAGGAGCGTCTGGAAATCAGCAATGCTGAGACTCAACACAAGGAGAAAATGGCCACTGAAGATGCCCAGAAGATAGCTGATCTTAAAACGCTTGTGGAAGCCATCCAGGTGGCTAATGCCAACATATCTGCTACCAACGAAGAGCTCTCCACCGTGTTGGAAGTCCTTCAAGCGGAACGGAGTGAAACTAATCACATATTCGAGCTTTTTGAAATGGAGGCGGATATGAATTCAGAGCGACTAATCGAAAAACTCACAGGGATGAAGGAGGAGCTGAAGGATACCCATCTTCAACTGGATGAACAGCAGAAAAAGTTCCAGGATCTGGAGTTGAAATTGGAGCAGACGCAGCAGAGTGAGCAGAATTTGCTACAGGAATCCTTGACTTCCAAGGAGCAACTAAAGGAACTACAACAGTCACTCGTAGAAGTTCAAGACTCTCTTAAGCAAAAAGAGGAACTTGTCCAGAAATTGGAAGGTCAGCTTAAGGAAACCAGTACCAAATTAGAAGGCCAATCAACTTCCTCCCAGGAAGTCCAACTAAAGCTTGAAGAAGCTGAGAAGAAGGAAAAGAACTTACAAGAGGAGAGTGCCAAATTAACCGAGCAACTACAGGCGCTACAAAAAACCCAGTCGGAACTCTCCGAGACTCTCAAGAAAAAGGATGAACTTGTACAGAGTCTAGAAGATAAACTGAAAGAAAGCAATACTCAACTAGAAACCCAAAATTCGGCGACTAAAGAAACCCAAGTTAAATTGGAGGAGGCACAACAGAGGGAGAAAGCTTTGCAGGAAGAGGCTGCCAAATTATCCGGTGAGCTGCAACAAGTCCAACAGGCCAATGGAGAAGTAAGGGATTCTCTAGTAAAAGTAGAAGGGTTGGTGAAAGTTTTCGAGGAAAAACTCCAAGCCGCCACCGCCCAGTTGGAAAGCCAACAGGCCACGAACAAAGAGCTTCAGGAGTTGCTGTTGAAATCACAGGAGACGGAGGGTAACCTACAGGGAGAATCTCTGGCAATCACCGAGAAACTACGCCAACTAGAACAGGCCAATGGGGAACTTAATGAGTCACTGTCCAACAAAGAGAAAAGCCTTAAAGATTTTGAAAACAAACTTCAAGAAAGTAATTCTCTACTGGAAGGACAAAAGAAAAGCCACAACGAACTCCAGGACAAGTTGGAAAAGGCTCAGGAAAAGGAAAGGAATCTACAAGAAGAAACCTCCAAGTTAGCTGAGCAGCTGAGTCAACTACAGCTTAAGAACGAGGAGCTTCAAAAATCCCTCCAGCAAAAGCAATCGCTTTTGGAAAAAGGCAACGAATTCGACACACAGCTGGCGGAGTATCAGAAAGTCATCGATGAAATGGATGATTCGGCCTCCGCTAAATCCAAGCTGCTGGAACAGCTGCAAAATAGAGTTGTGGAACTGGAGGCCGCACTCCATAAAGCCAACGAAGCCCAAAAGACTGCTAATCAGGAGACTAAGGAACTGAGGCGCCAGCTGGAATCGCTGGAGTCGGAGAAGACCAGGGAGATTTTGACCCTCAAGACACAGATGAATGGAGCAGGCAGCAGGTCTGGAAAGGGTGATGAACTTGAG TCATTAGACACCGAGACAAGTCTTGCCAAGATCAACTTCCTCAACTCAATCATTGCCGACATGCAACAGAAGAATGATGCTCTCAAGGCCAAAGTCCAGACCCTCGAAACCATGCCTATGGATTTTACCAA ACCGCATGCCTTTGATGTGCTGACGAAGCGAAAACCGGCTCCCAGACTTTTCTGCGACATCTGCGATGAGTTTGATCAGCACGAGACGGAGGACTGTCCAATCCAGGCTAGTGAAGATCGGGATTACTCCCCGCCACCATCGGAGGCCAATAACAATGAGAAGGAACGCAAGCTGCCTGCACCCAGAAAATACTGCGATTCCTGCGAGG TTTTTGGCCATGATACCAGCGAATGTGCCGATGATGAAACCTTTTAG
- the CLIP-190 gene encoding restin homolog isoform X21: MSDETGDSGGATAPLPSPANADTEPGATASKIPGPSRSNIPTPAASATGIPQPSKMKAPSNFGSTGSVSKIGRPCCNHTTPKSGPPPRDTASMSRESDDNLSSINSAYTDHNSAVLTANTEQFIIGQRVWLGGLRPGQIAYIGETHFAPGEWAGVVLDEPNGKNDGCVSGKRYFQCEPKRGIFSRLTRLTTYPMSGAQTPTSPLAKNSPDRSRTVSPTASIRSSMLRSPGIGGKNGMAVGDRVIVSSGFGSRPGILRFLGETQFAPGNWCGVELDEPSGKNDGAVDDIRYFECKPKYGVFVPIAKVSLSPSSKKTRLSRTGSRESLTSIGTMNSIATTATSRMRMNAQRKSITPVKPILATPKSQFSMQQILIEADRWRRLIARHSIKVSDLRREFRGWSGKHERHCILHSVLTPLRIK, encoded by the exons ATGAGTGATGAAACGGGCGATTCGGGCGGGGCAACTGCCCCACTTCCGTCGCCAGCTAATGCGGATACGGAACCAGGAGCTACTGCCTCCAAAATACCGGGTCCAAGTAGATCCAATATTCCCACGCCCGCTGCTTCAGCTACCGGAATCCCGCAGCCCAGCAAAATGAAGGCGCCATCCAATTTCGGATCTACCGGGTCTGTTTCCAAAATCGGAAGACCCTGCTGCAATCACACAACCCCTAAATCTGGGCCACCACCAAGAG acaCCGCCAGCATGAGTCGTGAAAGCGATGACAATTTAAGTTCGATCAATTCGGCTTATACAG ATCACAACAGCGCAGTGCTGACAGCAAATACAGAGCAGTTCATCATTGGCCAGCGGGTTTGGCTTGGTGGCCTTCGTCCCGGACAGATTGCCTACATTGGCGAAACACACTTTGCACCCGGCGAATGGGCGGGCGTTGTCCTGGATGAACCAAATG GTAAAAATGATGGTTGTGTGTCGGGCAAAAGATACTTCCAGTGCGAGCCGAAACGCGGCATTTTCTCACGCCTCACTCGTCTTACCACATATCCCATGTCTGGGGCCCAGACACCGACTTCTCCCTTGGCCAAAAACTCCCCGGACAGATCGCGCACAGTCTCGCCAACTGCGAGTATTCGTAGTTCTATGCTTCGCAGTCCCGGCATTGGTGGCA AAAACGGCATGGCTGTGGGCGATCGTGTGATTGTCTCCTCTGGATTTGGCAGTCGTCCGGGTATCTTACGCTTTTTGGGTGAGACACAATTCGCTCCAGGCAATTGGTGCGGCGTGGAATTGGATGAGCCTAGCGGCAAGAATGATGGAGCTGTGGATGATATAAG ATACTTCGAGTGCAAGCCCAAGTACGGGGTCTTTGTACCTATAGCGAAGGTTTCGCTATCGCCGTCATCGAAGAAAACGCGTCTTTCGAGGACCGGATCACGGGAGTCCCTCACCTCGATCGGCACCATGAACAGCATCGCCACCACGGCCACGTCGCGCATGCGCATGAATGCTCAG CGCAAGTCGATCACGCCCGTTAAGCCAATTTTAGCGACGCCGAAAAGCCAATTTTCCATGCAG CAAATACTGATCGAAGCGGATCGCTGGAGACGCCTGATAGCGAGACACAGCATAAAGGTATCCGATCTGCGACGCGAGTTCCGCGGCTGGTCGGGCAAACACGAGAGGCACTGCATCCTGCACAGTGTCCTCACACCGCTGCGCATCAAGTAG